In Crinalium epipsammum PCC 9333, the genomic window CAGAACTCAACGGTAAAATGGGTGAGTTATTATGCGATCGCGGTGCGGAATTTGGCACTACTACTGGTCGTAAGCGTCGCTGTGGATGGTTTGATGCGCTGATTGGTCGCTATGCAGTTCGGATTAACGGTTTGGATTGTTTAGCAATTACTAAACTTGATGTGCTAGACGAGTTGGAAGAAATCAACGTTTGTGTTGCTTACGAAATTGATGGCAAACTTATCGAAGAATTCCCCAGTTCCGCACGCCAGTTTGCCAATTGCAAACCTATCTACAAAACATTACCAGGCTGGCAACAGTCTACTACTGAGTGTCGCTCTTTAGATGATTTACCGAAGCAAGCTTTGGATTATCTAAAATTCCTAGCAGAGTTAATGGAAGTTCCGATCGCCATTGTCTCATTGGGTGCCAGCCGTGACCAAACAATTATTGTTGAAGACCCAATTCATGGACCGAAACGAGCGTTGTTACACGCTAACGGAAGTCCGGTACAATCGGTAGTCTGAACAGTCAACAGTCAACAGTCAGTAGATTACTAGCTGTGTAACTGTCAAATTATTAACCCCTAACAAATCTCAACAAGTTACTGATTATGCCACTTACAATTGAATGTCAAAAACGACCAGAAGGCAGCAAGCCTAGAGCGCTTCGTCGCAGTGGGTTACTTCCGGCTGTATTATATGGTCATAACGGTAGGGAATCTATTTCTCTGGTTATGAACAGTAAGCAATTTGGAGATTTGTTGAAAGCAAGTTCTGGTAAAAAACCAGAGGTTCAACTAACTATACCTGAGCTTTCTTGGAGTGGTACAACTGTTTTGCAAGAAGTTCAAATCCATCCTTGGAAAAAATTTCCTTACCACGTCAGCTTTTTTGCAACTAAGTCTGAAACTGCTGAAACTGCTGAAACTGCCGAAACTGCTGAAACTGTATAACGCCTAAATTAATTTGAACGAAAAGGTAATTTAACTGAGTAGCAGGTGAGTGTAAATTAACTACATTTTCTCTGTTGCTCAATTGTTAACCTTTGACCAGGCACTTTTTTAAATAGATATTCAGTTAAGCTAAAACTAGGGTAAAGTCCCTAGTTTTTTTGTTTGAAAGATAAAACAGGGTTAGTAATACCATAGTTATCTTAAATAAAAATATAATGGAAACGATTTGTAGCTTTTAACTTACTTATGACTGATGCTTCTCTCCCCGCTTTAATTCAGCAGATGATGCAACCAGGGTTCTATCCTCACCCTGTTAAAGAACCAATTGCGCTGATTCAAACTCATGTTTCCTACGTGCTGCTAACTGGTGATTATGTTTATAAGCTTAAAAAACAAGTAAATTTCGGCTTTTTAAACTACTCTACTTTAGAGTTACGCCAGCATTTTTGCCATGAAGAAATTCGCCTAAATCGACGCACTGCACGGGATTTATATTTAGAAGTTTTACCAATCACTCAAGAAGGTGAGCAATATCAACTTGATGGCACAGGTGAAGCTGTAGAATATACCCTCAAAATGCTTCAGTTTCCTCAAGAGTCGCTGTTAAGTAATTTATTTGAACAGGGACAGCTTCAGGAAAAAGATATTGAGGAATTAGCGCGAATTGTTGCTAAATTTCATGCTGAAGCTAAGACAGATGAATACATCAGCAAGTTTGGTGAAGTTCCGCAAGTACGCGCTGCGTTTGACGAAAACTATCAGCAAAGTGAGAAATATATCGGTATTGCACAAACTCAAGTGCAATTTGATGAAACGCAAAAATTTACAGATGCTTTCTTTGCTGAAAAGCAAGATCTTTTAAATATCAGAATAACAAATAACTTTATTCGTGAATGTCACGGAGATTTACATCTGAGAAATATTTGTCGCTGGCAAGATCAGATTGTACTTTTTGATTGTATTGAATTTAATGAGCCATTTCGCTTTGCTGATGTCATGTATGATGTCGCTTTTGCTGTGATGGATTTGGATGCGCGGGGACGTAAAGATTTAGGTAATGTTTTTTTAAATACCTACATTGAGCAAACAGGCGATTGGGAAGGTTTGCAGGTGTTACCTTTATACTTAAGTCGTCAGGCTTATGTACGGGCAAAAGTAACTTCTTTCTTGTTAGATGATCCGGCTATTCCCCAAGCTGATAAAGATGCTGCTGCTAAGACGGCGGCTGAATATTACAAGTTAGCGTGGGAATATACTCAACCAAAACAAGGACGTTTGGTTTTAATGTCGGGACTATCTGGTGCTGGTAAAAGTACCGTAGCACGGCAGGTAGCTCGATTAACTGAGGGAGTTCACATTCGCTCAGATGCGGTACGGAAACATTTAGGCGGTATACGTTTAGAAGAGAAAGGTGGATCAGATCTTTATACTGCGGAAATGACGCAGAAGACTTACGGGCGGTTACTAGAATTGGGTGTTAAGCTGGCGAGTCAAGGTTTTACGGTGATTTTGGATGCGAAATACGATCGCGAATCCTTAAGAAAAGATGCTATTACCCTAGCCCAATCTCAACAAGTACCATTACAAATTATCTACTGTACTGCACCAGAGGAAGTATTGCGCGATCGCCTTAACAAACGTACAGGCGATATTGCTGATGCTACAGCCGATTTATTAACTTCACAGCAAGCGGCAACTGAAGCTTTCAACGAAGAGGAAAAAGGCTATGTTAGGACTTTAGATACTACAACAGATTGGCAGGGAAAATTACAACAGTTATTGGTTGGATAGATAACCTTTAAAAAGTAAAGAACCCCACCCCAACCCCTCCCCTTATTAAGGGGAGGGGCTTAAGAGTGCTAATTGAATTATGGTGAATCAAGAAGATAATAAAGGTCAAAAGAAAGACAAAGAAAATGATGCTGAGACTACGCAAGACTCAGGAATGTCTGCTGGTATTTCAGCAGGATTAAAACTGTGGTTGTTTTTTATGCTTTCGTTTGTATTAGTAGGAAATCCCATCCCGTTCAGTATCTTTTTGGGTGCTATTGGTGGTTTATCTGGCGGTTTAGTATTTGCTTGGTGGAATAGTACAGATGAAAAATTAGATCAAGCGCAAGCATCACAAGTGCCTACTAAAGTAAGTGGATTTCGGCGAGCAAAGCTGCTGAGAAATGCTAATGCCAAATATCCTAAATTATCTAAAAAGCGTCGCGAGCAAAATAAATAAGTATGTAGGTAAAATTAAATGTTACTTTTGATAAATGAAACTGGGAACTGGTGAATGGTGATTGAAAAAAGTTGATTTATGCCCACCTACTTAAATTAATCAATGTTTTTATTTCTATCGAAATTAATACCCCTTTTTTTATATCCTTTGGGGTTAGCTTGTCTGCTGATGTTGGTAACTTTGGTGTTGATGTGGAAACGCTCTCGCTGGGCAGCCTTTCCGGTTGTTTTAGCATTAACAGCTTTGCTGTTAGGAAGTAACGGCTGGGTTTCTAATTGGTTAGTGCGATCGCTTGAAGTACAAAATATCCCCCAAACAACATTACCAGTAGCAGACGCAATTGTTGTTTTAGGCGGTGGTACTAGACCTGCTGTTGCACCGCGTCCGACAGTAGATTTAAGTGAAGGAGGCGATCGCGTTTTTTATGGGGCGCAGCTATACCGTGAAGGCAAAGCACCTTGGGTAATTTCTAGTGGTGGGCGGGTTGAATGGCGTGGCGGTGGATCGCCAGAATCAGGTGATATGGGCATAATTTTACAAACATTAGGGGTTCCTCAATCTGCGATTCTGCAAGATCCTAACTCACTCAATACTTACGAAAATGCTGTAAATGTGAGAGCTATCCTTAACGCTTATAATCTTAATAAGGTGTTATTGGTGACATCGGCTTTACATATGCCGCGATCGCTTGCTATCTTCAAACGTCAAAAAATTGATGCTATACCTGCACCCACTGACTTTTTAGTTACTCAGCAAGAAATTCAAGAACCAGACAGCAGCAACCAAGCTTTCATTCTCAATCTACTACCTGACGTTGAAAAGTTAGAAAAGTCAACAAAAGCGATCAAAGAATACATTGGTATATTTATTTATCGTCTGCGGGGTTGGGCATAATTAGAAGCAATATTCCTGTGCTTCTTTTTCAAGTTTTTGAATTACGCGATTCCACTCTATCAGTTGATGATTACGATCTTGCAGTTGTTGGGAAGTTGGATTAGGGTAAGGTTTTGTTCCTGAGTTAGGGGGAATTTGATTTTGATTCAGCCACTCTTCACAAGAAAATTGCCAGAGATATCTGTGATCGTGACGTTTACCACCCAGACAACGCAAACGCTTAACTGATAGATTATCTCCAAAAAGAATTGCCTCAGTTTCAGGATTGTTAGCTATTAGGCGAATTTCGCTACTCCACCCTCGAAAAAATTCGATCACAAACCAATCTCCAAAATCAAATATACAAACTTCTGTGGGTTCGCTGCCATCGTCTATTAAAATACTGACATCTTGCCCATGTAGATAGCTACCTAAAATATTGACTGAATTTTGAGGAAAAAGAATGCGGAGACGCTGAAAGCGATCGCTATAATCAGCCCAAAATTTTCGGCGTGATTTCAGTTGTTTAAAATCAAGGCTGTTCTGATCAAGTGTTTCTAACAACTGATCAATTAAATTAGCAAAATCTCGATAGTTAACTGCCCCTATCCACTTACGCAAAGCTGACTTAGCAAATAAAGAAAGCTGATTCCAGCGAGAATTTGTGACTCTAGGACTATAATTTTCTTCTAGCCACGTTACCAGTTGTGTTAAATTTGCCCCTAATTCTGGCGAAATTTTATTAAGTAAAGAGTCCACTGCTAAAAGCTGCTGATCTGCTGACATTTGATTTAGGCAACGTAGCAACCAATCTGTATGCTTGTAATTAATATTCGATGGATCAGAAAACACTTCAGCAACATGATTCAATGCTTCTGTAGCTACGGGTATCCAAGTAGGTAAATGAGATTGTTCTAAAAGTTGCTGTGGTAGCAGTAAATTTGTATAGCATAATTGAGCTAATTTTTTAGCTGCGTGAGGCTGTTTAATAATATTAATTATTTGGATAGCCAGACTATTAGATTTAATATTGCTTGGGAAGGTATCAACTAAAGAAGAAGCAATTGCTGTTTCTCGCTGACCGCTATAATAAAGTACGACACGCCAAAGTAACTTTTGTAAAAGCCAAGAATTTTTGTTAGCTGCTTTCCAAATAGCTTGAGATGAAGCTATCCGTAAATCTGGATTTTTAGCATCCCAAGTATTTTTATGATAAAGACAATAAACCCACTCTAATACACTTACTTGCTCAATTTGATTGCTTTGAATATCTGAGAGAATTTCTGTCAGAGAGCGAAATTTAGTTCTGAAAAGTCTCGGAATATTTGCAAGATTTTTTAAATAACTATTAGTTTTTAGACCTTTAGATAGTTTAAGTAATTCTGTTGGCTGATAACTAGGAGGTTGTGAGGGATTAAGATGTAGTTGACGAAACCGAACATTCATGGTTGACTCACTGGCGATCGCGTTTTTGGAAACCATTTACTAAAATCTTCGCGTTTAAACTGAAAGCGGAAAACTACTTTGCGATCGCTTGGATTATCAATTTTTTGATTAGCATCAATCTCACCTCTTCCTGCTGCTAATATCTTATTTCTCAATTGCCCTTTAGTCTTAAAATTTAGCTGATTAGAAAAAATGTAATCAGAAACAGATAAGGATCGTCGTAAACTCAATTCTAGATTAACTTTATCTGAACCTTCAGAGCTAGTATGACCTTCAATTACAATTCTAGTAATCTGTTCATCAAATTTATTATTAGAAAAAATTACCTGACTATAAACAGGGATAAATTCTTGCAAAAACTTTTTTCCTTCCGGTTTTAGTTCCGCGCTTCCCTCATCAAATAACAAACGCTCCGCAATACTAACATCACCCGTTTTTGGATCAACTATAAATACTCCCTTTCCTCCTACATTGCCATTAATAGCATTAAGGATTCTAATCGGCAACTCATCAATAGCTTTTTTATATGCCGCTAATTCAGTTTCTAGTCTTTTTACTTCTTGAATTCGCTCACTAAGCTGCATCTGCACAATGATAAATAACAATGCAAACAGCATCAGCAAGCCGGACATTAAATCGCCAATTGATAATAAAAAGCTAGAGTCGTCTTGTTCTTCAACTTCTGGTTCTACATCGAACTGAGAAAAATTACTCACTGATTATTTCCTCATTCTGGCTTCATTAGCTGCCGATACTAAATACTGAGATACATCCAATAAACCATTAGCTGTCTCATTTAAACCGTTACAAACTTTTGCCATGCTATTATCTGCCTGATTAAAGAAAGTTGTCTGTGAGTTCGTAGCTTGGTCTAAATAAGTGATAATCTGTTGATTCCAGTTATCTAAAGCTTGATTAAATTGATTACCCATATTTTGATAAGCTCTTTCTACACGCTGCGCCTCACCGCTAATAGTTCTAGATAATTCTATTAACTGTGCTAAACGTTCACTAGAACTTAAACCTACTACATTAGCTAGTTCACTAACTCTTTGAACAGTCCCATTAATTCTTGCCATGCTATCGTTTACTTGCGCGGCTAACTCCTTACGCTGTTCCGCTTCTTCTACGAAAACTCTTTGTAAATCTGCAACAACTCCGGCTAATCCATCACGCTGTTGCCCTAAAGTATCATTCAGCAAATTATTTTGTTCATTAAAAAATGTTACTAAAGCTGATTGATAATTAATCCTGAAATTTTCTAACTCCTGCTGTACTGTATTCCGAGTGTTTTGGAGATTTTCGTCAATATTATTTAATGTCGCCTCTAAATTTGTTCTAGCTGTATCCATTACACTTGAAGCTTGTACCCCAACAGTTTCAATTGTTCGAGATTGAGTTAAAAACGCTTGATTAGCCTCAGCTAATATGTTTATTGTCTGCGACTCAACACCCGCCAACATTTCTTTTTGTTGTTGGGCTTGAGTTTTTAAAGCTTCTTGCAAATTTTCTTGAATCCCTTGAAAAAACGTAGCTGCTTGTCTAGCACTAGCAATAAAAGCTTGCCGTTGGGTAGCTAAACCCTCGATACTGGTAGATACTGCTCGTTGAATTTCTGTAGCTACTTGTTGAAGAACACCTTGAGTTTCTGTTTGAAATTGGCTTAAAATTTGTCGTAAATCTACTGCAAATTGTTGTAGTTGACCGAGTGTATTTTCTTGAAACCTCTGAATTGTTTGGATTGATTCGGCTAAACTTTGAGTGATTTCACCTAATGCGTCCTTGAGTTCTCTCACCGCTTGGGAAGCTTCCCTTGTTAATCTTGCGCTCTCGTCTAACCGCAAAACAACAGGTTCAACTACCTCTGTTCGCAACTCTTGAATTAATGTGGTTAAAAGTTCTTGCCTTTGCTGTTCAATAGTTTGGCGTTGTGCTAATAAATCATTGCGTATTTCTGTAAATCCAGGCGCTAAAGCTAATGCAACTTGTTGACCGATCGCTTCTGAGGTAAGCTGCTTTTGAGCAAATTGGGTAGATCTAATTTCTCTTAAATGTTCCGAAATAGGGTTAATTAAGGGAGCAAATGCTAATGCAACTTGTTGACTTATCTCTTGTGGGGTAAGTTGATTTTGAGCAGCTTGGATAGCTCTAATTTCTCTTAACTCTTCTTTAATTGGGTTAATTAAGGGAGCGATCTTATCCCGTACCTGTGTCCCCGTAGCTTTCCCAATCGCTTCAGCAGTTAATTGATTTGATTCTAAATCAGCATCAGTTTTCAACCAGGCAATTTTATCTAATTTTTTTCTTAAATCATTCCGAGTTTTTGTTCTAGCCCATTCAGACCCAGCTAAGATTAGCGTAAAGACGCTAGCAGAACCCAATCCAAACAAAGAAGTTAAAAAAGCAGTTCTCATCCCATCCAGCAATTGTTGGATAGAAGGTAATAACTGCGAAAAGTTTTCTGTACTATTTAAATTAATATTTTGAAGCCCGATTTGGATACCCCAAAATGTTCCCAAAATTCCGATTGCTGTGAGAATACCAGGTATAAATTTGAAGTAACTACGCGGTATTGACCAAGTAAGAGCAGCAGGATATTTTTTTAATACAAAGCGGCTATCCTTTATCTGGGCGTTAAAAACTCCATCTTGTATTCTATAATTGCCCTCTAGATGCTCTTTTATCCAATTCCAATTAGGAAATTTTTTTAACTCTAATACTCCATTAACAATTTTTTCTTGATTAACCAGTTGATCGTTTAAATATTTAATTGTATCCTGGGTATCTTTGCTTTCTTGAGAATAATA contains:
- the rplY gene encoding 50S ribosomal protein L25, which encodes MPLTIECQKRPEGSKPRALRRSGLLPAVLYGHNGRESISLVMNSKQFGDLLKASSGKKPEVQLTIPELSWSGTTVLQEVQIHPWKKFPYHVSFFATKSETAETAETAETAETV
- a CDS encoding bifunctional aminoglycoside phosphotransferase/ATP-binding protein, translated to MTDASLPALIQQMMQPGFYPHPVKEPIALIQTHVSYVLLTGDYVYKLKKQVNFGFLNYSTLELRQHFCHEEIRLNRRTARDLYLEVLPITQEGEQYQLDGTGEAVEYTLKMLQFPQESLLSNLFEQGQLQEKDIEELARIVAKFHAEAKTDEYISKFGEVPQVRAAFDENYQQSEKYIGIAQTQVQFDETQKFTDAFFAEKQDLLNIRITNNFIRECHGDLHLRNICRWQDQIVLFDCIEFNEPFRFADVMYDVAFAVMDLDARGRKDLGNVFLNTYIEQTGDWEGLQVLPLYLSRQAYVRAKVTSFLLDDPAIPQADKDAAAKTAAEYYKLAWEYTQPKQGRLVLMSGLSGAGKSTVARQVARLTEGVHIRSDAVRKHLGGIRLEEKGGSDLYTAEMTQKTYGRLLELGVKLASQGFTVILDAKYDRESLRKDAITLAQSQQVPLQIIYCTAPEEVLRDRLNKRTGDIADATADLLTSQQAATEAFNEEEKGYVRTLDTTTDWQGKLQQLLVG
- a CDS encoding YdcF family protein; translation: MFLFLSKLIPLFLYPLGLACLLMLVTLVLMWKRSRWAAFPVVLALTALLLGSNGWVSNWLVRSLEVQNIPQTTLPVADAIVVLGGGTRPAVAPRPTVDLSEGGDRVFYGAQLYREGKAPWVISSGGRVEWRGGGSPESGDMGIILQTLGVPQSAILQDPNSLNTYENAVNVRAILNAYNLNKVLLVTSALHMPRSLAIFKRQKIDAIPAPTDFLVTQQEIQEPDSSNQAFILNLLPDVEKLEKSTKAIKEYIGIFIYRLRGWA
- a CDS encoding EH signature domain-containing protein gives rise to the protein MVSKNAIASESTMNVRFRQLHLNPSQPPSYQPTELLKLSKGLKTNSYLKNLANIPRLFRTKFRSLTEILSDIQSNQIEQVSVLEWVYCLYHKNTWDAKNPDLRIASSQAIWKAANKNSWLLQKLLWRVVLYYSGQRETAIASSLVDTFPSNIKSNSLAIQIINIIKQPHAAKKLAQLCYTNLLLPQQLLEQSHLPTWIPVATEALNHVAEVFSDPSNINYKHTDWLLRCLNQMSADQQLLAVDSLLNKISPELGANLTQLVTWLEENYSPRVTNSRWNQLSLFAKSALRKWIGAVNYRDFANLIDQLLETLDQNSLDFKQLKSRRKFWADYSDRFQRLRILFPQNSVNILGSYLHGQDVSILIDDGSEPTEVCIFDFGDWFVIEFFRGWSSEIRLIANNPETEAILFGDNLSVKRLRCLGGKRHDHRYLWQFSCEEWLNQNQIPPNSGTKPYPNPTSQQLQDRNHQLIEWNRVIQKLEKEAQEYCF
- a CDS encoding OmpA family protein, with the translated sequence MSNFSQFDVEPEVEEQDDSSFLLSIGDLMSGLLMLFALLFIIVQMQLSERIQEVKRLETELAAYKKAIDELPIRILNAINGNVGGKGVFIVDPKTGDVSIAERLLFDEGSAELKPEGKKFLQEFIPVYSQVIFSNNKFDEQITRIVIEGHTSSEGSDKVNLELSLRRSLSVSDYIFSNQLNFKTKGQLRNKILAAGRGEIDANQKIDNPSDRKVVFRFQFKREDFSKWFPKTRSPVSQP
- a CDS encoding MotA/TolQ/ExbB proton channel family protein; this translates as MITNLIFIGLTLLIGLFFLGLEIKFTCDYKKYYSQESKDTQDTIKYLNDQLVNQEKIVNGVLELKKFPNWNWIKEHLEGNYRIQDGVFNAQIKDSRFVLKKYPAALTWSIPRSYFKFIPGILTAIGILGTFWGIQIGLQNINLNSTENFSQLLPSIQQLLDGMRTAFLTSLFGLGSASVFTLILAGSEWARTKTRNDLRKKLDKIAWLKTDADLESNQLTAEAIGKATGTQVRDKIAPLINPIKEELREIRAIQAAQNQLTPQEISQQVALAFAPLINPISEHLREIRSTQFAQKQLTSEAIGQQVALALAPGFTEIRNDLLAQRQTIEQQRQELLTTLIQELRTEVVEPVVLRLDESARLTREASQAVRELKDALGEITQSLAESIQTIQRFQENTLGQLQQFAVDLRQILSQFQTETQGVLQQVATEIQRAVSTSIEGLATQRQAFIASARQAATFFQGIQENLQEALKTQAQQQKEMLAGVESQTINILAEANQAFLTQSRTIETVGVQASSVMDTARTNLEATLNNIDENLQNTRNTVQQELENFRINYQSALVTFFNEQNNLLNDTLGQQRDGLAGVVADLQRVFVEEAEQRKELAAQVNDSMARINGTVQRVSELANVVGLSSSERLAQLIELSRTISGEAQRVERAYQNMGNQFNQALDNWNQQIITYLDQATNSQTTFFNQADNSMAKVCNGLNETANGLLDVSQYLVSAANEARMRK